In Gemmatimonadota bacterium, a single genomic region encodes these proteins:
- a CDS encoding VCBS repeat-containing protein, with protein sequence MFIIHEIDDNIRSAYGMTVADVTDNGHLDIVAGSMGTSMIALYEGPHFEKQIISEAHPGTIALSVFDVTGNGRKDVIASSGFGRRQRIPSEYLHWFQTPEHGNIWTQHFIDWVPYSHRIAMVDINNQPLLFVATLQGPGSQINDFDAPGELWCYRIPQDPVNEPWEKRLIDGQLRLNHGLSVCDVDGDGRMDLLLGTRDGLIWFEPPKGDGFEEKWNRWTISPRESSETFAVDMDGDGINEILSIEPWHGNELVWYKATGDIRTGAWERHLISDKLNRGHSLWCGDIDSDNALEVIAGYNGPGTALNIYRPENLETDTWHIEQIDNRIGMGQMAVVDLTGTGKLDIAASGMSTGNVRWYEQV encoded by the coding sequence ATGTTCATAATCCACGAAATAGACGACAACATCCGCAGCGCCTATGGCATGACAGTCGCCGATGTCACAGACAACGGACACCTGGACATCGTAGCCGGTTCTATGGGAACCTCGATGATCGCCCTGTACGAAGGACCCCATTTTGAAAAACAAATCATATCAGAAGCGCACCCCGGCACCATTGCACTATCGGTATTCGACGTCACGGGCAACGGTCGAAAAGACGTGATTGCGAGCAGCGGATTTGGGCGAAGACAGCGGATCCCATCGGAGTATCTACACTGGTTTCAAACACCTGAACACGGCAATATATGGACCCAACACTTCATCGACTGGGTACCCTATTCACACCGCATTGCAATGGTAGATATCAACAATCAACCCCTGCTATTTGTCGCAACCCTGCAAGGGCCGGGAAGCCAGATCAACGACTTTGATGCGCCGGGTGAATTGTGGTGTTATCGCATACCACAAGACCCGGTAAATGAACCGTGGGAAAAGCGATTAATCGACGGGCAACTGAGACTCAACCACGGCCTGAGCGTATGCGACGTAGATGGCGATGGCCGCATGGACTTATTGCTCGGCACACGCGACGGCCTGATCTGGTTTGAACCGCCCAAAGGGGATGGATTCGAGGAAAAATGGAACCGGTGGACCATAAGCCCCCGCGAAAGCAGCGAAACCTTTGCCGTAGATATGGATGGCGATGGCATCAATGAAATACTATCCATCGAACCCTGGCACGGCAATGAACTCGTCTGGTACAAAGCGACCGGCGACATCCGAACAGGCGCGTGGGAACGCCACCTGATCAGCGACAAACTCAACCGCGGGCATTCCCTCTGGTGTGGCGATATAGACAGCGACAACGCACTGGAAGTCATCGCCGGATACAACGGACCCGGCACAGCCCTCAACATCTATCGCCCAGAAAATTTAGAAACAGACACCTGGCACATTGAACAAATCGACAACCGCATTGGCATGGGGCAAATGGCAGTCGTAGATCTCACCGGCACCGGCAAATTGGACATCGCCGCAAGCGGCATGTCCACGGGCAATGTGCGGTGGTATGAACAAGTTTGA